The nucleotide sequence GACATTATTGTTGCTGAACAAGGTGCAAGAATCGGCTTTGCAGGAAGACGAGTTATTGAACAAACTATTCGCCAAAAATTGCCTGCGGATTTTCAAACAGCCGAATACCTTATGAAATACGGTCAAATCGACGTAATCTCTAATCGTCACGACCTTAAAAATACACTATCTAAGCTCGTTAAGCTTCACAAATAGGAGTTCTGTGGAATTATGACTATTTTAGAATTTGAAAAACCGTTATACGATATACAATCAAAAATCGATGAGCTCAAAGAATTGAGCCAAACGTCAGGAATGGATATGACTAAAGAAATTGAAATCTTTGAACATCAAGCCCAAGAATATAGAGAACAACTTTATTCTAACTTGAAACCGTCACAAAAACTTTTGATATCAAGACATTCCAATCGTCCGAATTTCTTTGATTATGTAAAACAAATGACCAACGATTTCATCGAACTTCACGGCGACAGAGAAGGAACTGACGACAAAGCTATCGTCGGCGGTTTGGCTAACATTGGCGGAAAAAATGTTGTCCTAATCGGCACATTAAAAGGTAAAACTACTAAAGAAAACCTCGAGTGCAACTTCGGAATGCCTCAACCTCAAGGTTACAGAAAAGCTTTAAGACTATTTGAACATGCCAATAAATTCAACTTGCCTATCGTAACGTTGATAGACACCCCCGGGGCTTACCCCGGCATAAAAGCTGAAGAAACAGGTCAAGGCATTGCAATTGCAACAAACCTTAAAGAGATGGCAAAATTAAATGTACCGATTATTGCTGTTATTACAGGTGAAGGCTGCTCCGGCGGTGCTTTAGGGCTTGCCGTCGCTAACAAAGTCTTAATGCTTGAATATGCTTATTATACAGTTATTTCACCTGAGGGGTGTGCTTCAATCCTTTGGAGAGATGCTTCTAAAGCTCCTGACGCTGCTAATGCACTTAAAATAACAGGTCAAGATTTATTAAAATTCGATATCATCGATGGAATTGTTAAAGAACCTTTAGGCGGTGCTCACTATGACCATGAGCTTATGGCTAACAACCTCAAAGAAGCTATTCTAAACTCAATCAACGAACTTTCGGAAATGGATGCTCAACAGCTAAAAGACGATAGATATAATAAATTTAGAAGAATGGGCGTTTTTAATCAATAATGAGTAAAATATATTGGGAAGTCGCCATCAATATTAATCCTATCTGTTCGGATATTGTATGCGACATTATACAATCGAATTTTGAGTGCGAAGGTATTGTTACAGCAACAGAAGATTATAAAGATTTAGAGCTTGTAAAAGCAACCTATGACATAATCAAAGCCTATATTGTTGCTGACACATTAGACTTAGACGAGCTAAAATCGTTTTTCGCATTGAAAAAGCACGAAATTGAAGAATTAAAAATTTTTAATGAAGACCTCGGCTCTTGGAATATTGTTTTAACAAAACAAGAAATAGTCGATTGGTCAAAAAAATGGAAAGAACATTGGCACCCATCTAAAATTTCCAATAATATTGTAATTTGCCCTACTTGGGAAAAATATGATGCAAAAGCAGGTGAAGCCGTTGTCAAATTAGACCCTGGGAATGCTTTCGGGACAGGAACTCACCCAACGACCCAACATTGCGTTATTGCAGCTGAAAAATATATGCCTAAAAATGCAAACATCGCCGACATCGGATGCGGCTCCGGCATTCTTTCAATCTGTGCAATTAAAAACGGTGCAAAATCAGCCGTAGCAATAGATAATGATAAAACTGTTATCCCTACGGCTATTGAAAACGCTCAAAAAAACGGAATTGAAGACAAAATTAAATTTAAAACTGCAACTATCGACAAAATTCAAAATATAGAATTCGATTTCGTCATGGCTAATATTTTGCACAACGTTTTAGCAGAAATCATGCCTGACCTCAAAAGGATTACAAAAAAAGGAGCGAAAATCTCTCTTAGCGGTATTCTTGAAGGAAAAGAGCCTGTTGTATTGGAAGCTGTAAAACAAGCAAATTTAAAAATAATTGAAACGTCAAAAATAAAAGAATGGATAGGAATCGTCGTCGAAAGAGAGGATTAATCATGTCAAAGACAGCTATTATAATACCTGCAAGATACAGTTCAACAAGACTCAACGCAAAGCCGTTAATTGAGGTTGAAGGCAAGCCGATTATCCAATGGGTTTGGGAACGGGCTAAGCAAGTAAAATCAGCGGATATGGTCATAATAGCAACAGACAGCCAAGAAATTTTTGACAAAGCTCAATCTTTTGGTGCTGATGTAGAAATGACCTCAGACAAGCACAAATCAGGCAGTGACCGAATAAAAGAAGTCGCAGAACGCCACAAAGAAATTGACTACATAATTAATCTTCAAGGCGATGAACCAATGATTAACCCTGAATGCGTCGAAGAAGTAATCAAACAAATTAAAGAAACTAAAAATGCCGATATCGCAACTCTTTTATCTAAATCAAGCAAAGATGATGACCTCGCTGACCCAAATGTCGTCAAATGCGTAATTGACGTGAATGGTTTCGCTATGTATTTTTCACGTTCAAAAATGCCATTCGAAAGAAAAGAGCACCAAGGAGATTTTTACAAGCATATCGGAATTTACGCATACAAAAGAGAATCCTTGTTCAAGATGGGCACATTAGCTCAACCCGAAATCGAAAAAACCGAAAGCCTTGAACAATTAAGAGCCCTCTACTACGGTATGAAAATTAAAACCGCAATTGTTGAATATGACTCAATCGGAATCGACACGATAGATGACCTCAACGCATTCAAAGAAGCTGTAAGCAAAAAATAAACAGCTGCCAACGCAATATCAAGCTTTAAGCCCAGATAAAAATTTTCAATAGCGAAGTAATTCATCAACAGAAACTTCAAGTGCTTTAGCCAGTTTTATAATAGTAAAAAGTTTCGCCTCAACAATGCCTTTTTCAATTCGGCTTATCGTTGAAGGTTCAAGCCCGTTTCTGTAACACAATGCGGAAAGCGTAAGTTTTTTCGCTTTTCTCAATTGTTTTATATGTTCTCCGATAGATTTTAATTCATCGTTATTTTGTTGCATACATGCAATTTTAATGTTATTATATTGGAAAATATTGCACGCATGCAAAATTCAGAAGTAAAAGGAAACAAAAAGTCTATGAAAAAAGCGTTCACCTTGGCGGAAGTATTG is from Candidatus Gastranaerophilales bacterium and encodes:
- the prmA gene encoding 50S ribosomal protein L11 methyltransferase, translated to MSKIYWEVAININPICSDIVCDIIQSNFECEGIVTATEDYKDLELVKATYDIIKAYIVADTLDLDELKSFFALKKHEIEELKIFNEDLGSWNIVLTKQEIVDWSKKWKEHWHPSKISNNIVICPTWEKYDAKAGEAVVKLDPGNAFGTGTHPTTQHCVIAAEKYMPKNANIADIGCGSGILSICAIKNGAKSAVAIDNDKTVIPTAIENAQKNGIEDKIKFKTATIDKIQNIEFDFVMANILHNVLAEIMPDLKRITKKGAKISLSGILEGKEPVVLEAVKQANLKIIETSKIKEWIGIVVERED
- a CDS encoding helix-turn-helix transcriptional regulator, with amino-acid sequence MQQNNDELKSIGEHIKQLRKAKKLTLSALCYRNGLEPSTISRIEKGIVEAKLFTIIKLAKALEVSVDELLRY
- a CDS encoding acetyl-CoA carboxylase carboxyltransferase subunit alpha, whose amino-acid sequence is MTILEFEKPLYDIQSKIDELKELSQTSGMDMTKEIEIFEHQAQEYREQLYSNLKPSQKLLISRHSNRPNFFDYVKQMTNDFIELHGDREGTDDKAIVGGLANIGGKNVVLIGTLKGKTTKENLECNFGMPQPQGYRKALRLFEHANKFNLPIVTLIDTPGAYPGIKAEETGQGIAIATNLKEMAKLNVPIIAVITGEGCSGGALGLAVANKVLMLEYAYYTVISPEGCASILWRDASKAPDAANALKITGQDLLKFDIIDGIVKEPLGGAHYDHELMANNLKEAILNSINELSEMDAQQLKDDRYNKFRRMGVFNQ
- the kdsB gene encoding 3-deoxy-manno-octulosonate cytidylyltransferase — encoded protein: MSKTAIIIPARYSSTRLNAKPLIEVEGKPIIQWVWERAKQVKSADMVIIATDSQEIFDKAQSFGADVEMTSDKHKSGSDRIKEVAERHKEIDYIINLQGDEPMINPECVEEVIKQIKETKNADIATLLSKSSKDDDLADPNVVKCVIDVNGFAMYFSRSKMPFERKEHQGDFYKHIGIYAYKRESLFKMGTLAQPEIEKTESLEQLRALYYGMKIKTAIVEYDSIGIDTIDDLNAFKEAVSKK